A stretch of DNA from Desulfosarcina ovata subsp. ovata:
CAAAACTTTCATGCATAAAATCCTCCGTTTCTTTTATTATTGATAATTTACAATTAGTTTTTACACGGCGTAAAAAGCGTATGACTTGAATCCGCATTTCAACCGACCGCTATTTCTGAACTTCAAATAACTTTATGGGCCTGGATTCATCGAACAACTCTTGATAGGTCACCGGCCTGCTTGACCAGCTTTTTATCTGACGGTGCACGATGCTTTTCTGTTTCTTGATCCAACGCCTGTTTCCATCTTTGCGAGACTGGCACACCCCCTCGTCGCTATACCAGCATCGCTTGTCTACGTTTTCATCCAGTGGGCAAAGCGGAGCACTACACTCATCGAATCTTTCGCAAGAATTCATGATTCACCGCCCGCTTGCTAAGGCAAAAATAGTGTAACGGCCTACCCCGCCTATGCGGCAAAAGTGTAACGGTTGGTTCTACTATCCCGCAGCGAGACCCCGCCCCAAAAATCAATAAACCTACCACGCTACCCCGCCGCAATAGCTCCCGCCGGCAATCGTTTTTACCAAAAAGTTTTTGTAGGTTGTAAAGTGGGTATTGTCATGGTCCAAGAAAATGAGGAGAAAGCCCGGAACCATCACTTCCGGGCTTTCAGGGTGAACTCCGTATCAAGGCCGGATGTTCATTAAGTAAATTACTTTAAACTCCGGCCACTTTCAAGGCCGGATGGTAAAGCTGATCCAAATATCCTGTCGTTGGTGCAACACCGTTTTTTGTGTGTGCCGGTGCTGCTTTCGTGGGCATGCTTATTGTTGCGATGCATGCCGCATCGCCGGTCGTCTCCAGTCCCGTCGAAAAGCGCAGCGACGCTACCGTAAAACCGATAAAGGTAAAAAAGCCCACCGTCTTGCCGAAAACCGTCGTCGGCATCGTGAAATCGATCCACGTAGAAAAAACATGGATGATCATACTTCAACAAGCCCTTTTAAACGGGTTATGTTGCCACCACAGATCGAAATTTCGGTACCTTTTCGCCTCGGTTTTCGATGCCGCTGCCATTTTTGCGGTCGGCCGGGTGAAATTGTGAGCCATTTTCCACGCCGTGGTTATGGATGAAATCTTTTTCAGGATTTTTTACGCAGATAAGGAGGCCAATATCATGAGACGACGGTTTACAGGGGGAGAACTGTTTCAACTGCGCAATCGGATCCCGGTTGACTGGCTGATCAAAGAACAGCTTCATATCCCATCTAAAGTGATCGAAGGCATTTTTCGTTTTCTATGCCCGCTATGCAATGAATTTCAAACCGCGACCAACCCCAAGACCAATCTCGCCAGGTGCTTTCTTTGCGAGAAAAACTTCAACCCGATTGATTTGGTCATGACCGTGAAAGGCCTTGGATTCGTTGACAGTGTCAAATATTTGCAAACCCTTGTACCAAACAGACCGGATCCTTTAACGGACCAACGGTTGGAATTGAATCAACTGCTTGGCGATATCGGGAAACGGATGAGCATCGGGTGAACAGATGGCCAACAACCGACTCACCCAATTGGAGGAGATCATCGCTGCCAATCAACACCATTTTCACCAAACCGGTAAGGCATTAAAGCAGATTCGAGACGATCAATTGTTTCGAGATTTGCTGTTCGATTCGTTTGAAGGCTATGTCAAGGACCGGTGGGATATGGCCCGATCCCAGGCATATCGTCTGATTAAGGCCGCCAATGTCATCGACAATTTGTCTCCAATTGGCGACGGCATCCTTCCGGAGAATGAATACCAGGCCAGGATTCTAACGCGTTTTACAAAAGAGGATCAACGCAAGATCTGGCGTGCATTTATCGCATCCGGCATGGCGCTCACGGCTAAGAATATTAGAAAGTACGCCCATCAAACCCTAAAGGCCAAGCATGTCAAAAAAAAGAATGCGTCTGTGGTCGATATCATCAGCGCAGACTATAAAACGGCCGTGATGGCCATGCTGGAACAGATTCGGTCGGCGCAAAACGATGATTGGCAAACGACATCCAGACAAGCGGCCTTATTCTGGCTGAAAGTGATGAAAGAGAAAATCATTCGTCATGAAAGACAAAGACTTTGAACAACTGCCCATGGACGACCGTTTCCTGATCTTGCTGCACAAAAAGATCATGGACAAAACCGGCAGCGCCAAACGCAGGGCCAAAAAATATTACATGGATCAATACCGTAAGACCGGCGTCATTCCCAAACCGCTGCTGCTTGCCGGCCAAGGCATCATGGAAGGCAGAAAGTGCAGCGGCCGGCGCCGGGTCTTGACCGAAAAAATCCAAAACCGCTTCATCGAGATGGTCAAGGCTTCCAGCGATCCATCGGACGATCGTTTTGTATTTATCACCCGCCATGGACGAACCATCAAAAATTACCACGCCTGGCTCGAACAAGAGTTCGAACGTAGCATCTCACTTAGCGCTTTAAGGCGTTTTGCCAGGCAAGCCAACCTCAAGGTCTATTTGGAAAAACCAGACTTCGAGGAAAAGAACGATCCCAGCGTCTGCTTTAAGGACGAACCGGTCTTCGATTTGATTCAAATGGACGGATGCAGGTTTCGCTATTTCAAGATTCGATCGGACGACGGCGTTTGGGCCAAGCCCCAGGTGATCGAGTTTTTTGACACCGGATCGCGCAACATGCTTGTGCTTGACGCCTATTTTTCCGAAAGCAGTCTAAATTCGGTGGACCTGTTCGAGAAATTTTTGGTGAGCACCCCCTTTCCGCAAAAAAAGATACGGCTGAGACCGGACAATGCAAAGGGTTTTGTCAACCTGAAACGCCCCATCAACGAACTGAACATCAAATTTTCATTGCCAGGCGGATTTTATCTGCAACCAAACTTCTCACGCATCCATGCGCCCAAGGACAAAGCACATCTGGAATCATCCCATCGCAGCATCCATCATTTTGAAATGCGGATCATCAAGCACTTTGAAGACCGCATCGTTAAGACAGAACCGGGCTATATCTACAAAAAGGGCAAAAAAGGAAAAATTACCATCACCTATCTCGACATCGATCTTGCAACGCTGCGCCAGAGTGGTTTACTCGAAGCCTATCGCCGGCAGCACAATGAGCAAAAGCACTATTATTCTGTGAACGGTAAAACATCGGCCTGGGTGCCCAAGGAGAAGTTTGACGACGGTCTTGCCCAATACGAGTGGATAACGTTCAGTGCGGATGACGTACGCCATTTCGTCAAATACGGCTATGACAAGATCAACGCCACCGTGGGGGCGAAAGGCATCATTACTTTCAAAAAGCAGACCTACTATGTGGCCGTTGGCGCGCAACACTTCAGCCGCCACAAGAGCACCAAGGTGTATATCTCCGATCTTGGCGACAAGCTGTTTATCTTCGAGCATAAGGAAAACGGTATCCTGCTGGGTGAAGCGCTGCGCCGGGAACCTTACGAAAAGCCGGTCAAAAAGGCAGGCACCGAACCCAACGCGGTTGAATTGATCAGCGCTTTTCTGCAGGAGAAAAAGATGGCGGTGGACAGGCCACGACTGATTGACATCCATCTTCGGGGTTTGACCCTCGATGCCGCCCAAACAATCTATCGGCAACACCGGAAACGATATATCGCTTACGCGATCAAACTACGCCAGCCTGAAACCATCACCGGCAAGGCGCTTTTCAATGCGTTCATTTTGGATTGCGAAAGACAATTGTCAAACAACCCTTTGGCCCCGTATGCCTCATGCAGCGAAAACAAAGTTTTATAAACGATAAGCGCCGGGTCTCCTATCTATCCGCGGTATACAACCGGATCTACCGGGGACAGAGCGTATTGATCGAGGGCGAATATGGTGTCGGAAAAACTCGTTTCCTCGAACTGCTCAAACCCAAAAAACTTCAAGGCGTATGGGTGGAGTCGCTTTTCAATGTGCATGAAATGTTGGCCTCCATCCTTCAAGGGTTGAACTACGAGGCGGTGGCCACTTATCGGCGCACGCCCCATCATTTGAAGCTGATCCGCAATCTGACCGATTATTACATCATCATCGACGAGGCCAATGACATCGAAAAAAGGGTTTGGCCCTACCTGAAACGAATCATGGACGCGCACGTGCCCATCGTTTTGGCCGGACTGCCAAAGGTGAGGACATATTTGACCAGCCAGCATCCGGATATCCTCAGCCGATTGAAAACCTTGATTCTGTATCCCATCGTAGTCGAGGATTTCATCCTGGAATACAAGGATTTTGAATCTGAAGCCATCGAACAGATTTATGTGGCCACCAGGGGCGATATGAGAAAATTCAAGGAAATTTGCACGGATTGCCGCGACAAGGCCAAAGAACTGGGCCATAGCTTCGTCGATTTAAATCTGGCGGTCGACTTTCTCGCCAATCTTCATCCCATGTAGGCTCCAAAAAACAATCTCTTCCCTCACTCTGCGGCGAATCAGCTTTCTCCCAAGACCTGTTAATCTAAATCCCACATCGTAACTTTTTTTAACTCTCGTAAAGTCGATTGTTATTGCATCGTTTCTCTATTAACCGCTAACGCGCAGCGGCATAAGATGCTTCAAGGCCTGAAATACGATGAAAAAGTTACATTATTTTGCAACGTCCTAAAGGCAGCCAATGATCACTAACGCATTAATATATTTGGGATATTTTTTAAACGGGGCCTGAATAAACAGAACGGGAAGCGTTACACTATTTTTGCCTTAGCATTGATAACGATTCGTTCACTTGCCCGGAGCCCAATACGAACTTTCCTATAAGAAACGTTGAAAGCCGCAGCCCCAATGGAAAAAGGCCGCCCCGGCTTCCCGGTCAATGTGAAACGACAGGTTCGCTACCGGTATACATCCTTACGATGGCCAACTTTAACAATCCAAACTGTTAATTCTTCGTCTTGAATTGAATAAATGATACGATATCGGCCTTGACGAATTCGAAAACGCTCCTGGCCGCTTAATTTTTGAGAGCCGGAAGGCCTGGGATTTTCTGAAAGGGACTCTATTTTTTCGAGAATTCTATTTAATTCTTTTTTGGGGATGGATTCAAAATCTTTCCAGACCGATTTTCTAAAGAAGATTTTATATCCGGCCATCTTTTTTTAGCCTCTTTACCATTTCCTCATAGCTGATCAAGGGTTCATTGGCCCTTTCGTCGAAGGCTGACAGATCCTCAGCATCCTCTGCCAGGGCTTCTTTAACAATTTCATTAATAATATCAGACATTGAACGCGATGTTTCAACAGATTTAAGACGTAATGCCTGATGCAGGGCAGGGTCTAAGTAAATAGTTGATCTTTTTGATAATGTAGCCATAGTGTTACCTCCATTTAGTTCTTGAAAACACTATAGCACCATGACGTCATGATGTCAATTCCAGACAAAACAAATCTGAAGCGAACGGGGAGCTGAGGGGCCGGGCGGGGAAACTGATGAGCTATCATAAAAAAACAGTACGCTGTGATCGCCACAAGTTTCCCAAAAAATGCCATGGCCCGCCCGGTCTTGTGTGAAAGCTATTGTTGGCATGCTAATAAATGCATGCATCCAGTATGGACAGAACTTCAGATAGGAGTTCATCACTGCTACGTTCAATTCGTTTGGCACGACGAGCTCGAAAATCGACAGATTTAACTTGCTCAACCATAATGAAACCGGTCAGCTTGCTGTCTTTTGGTATAGGAACGTGGAAGGGAAAACCTCGCTCTGTGTTTGTTACCGGGCACACAATAGCCAAACCTGTGCTTCGATTGAATAGGTCCTTGCTGACAACAAAAGCAGGGCGTCGCCCCTTCTGCTCATGACCAGATTGTGGATCAAATGTGATTGCGATAATGTCCCCTTGCTTGGGGACATAAGCAGCCATTTACCAAGTCTCCTTGCCAACCGGATCACTCCAGTCGACTTCGCCGGTTTTGTAATTTTCAGGAATACGTGCGACAAGATCCTTGAGACTGTGTTTGCCGCGTATCTTTTTGGCCGGCGTGACAATCATAATACCATCTTTTATACTGATATCCACCTCGTCACCGACTCCAAGCTGCGCATCGGCGAGCAGGTTTTTTGTAAGACGAAGCCCTTGGCTGTTTCCCCATTTCTGAATTTTTGCAAGCATGCGGCCACCTCCTTATGTATATCCGAAGTATAGCCATGATGAACGAAGTGATCAAGGATTATTTTGGCCAACGCAGAAGTAAGGAGCAGCCAGGGGCTCGCACAGAAAAATTAAACAACTGGTGCTTTCCATGTGATTATTTATCAGAGCTTTTTTGCAGGTTCTGAAATCTATTTGACCAATAACCAGGCTTTCGCTTATTGTGCGCAACTGCGATTATTCGGATATGATCCGGCTCAATAGAGTAAATGATCGAATATGGAAATTTTGGCAATAGATAACGTCTAAAAGGCGCTTTTAGCGTACGATATATGAAAGGAGATTCGACGATCTTTTGGACTGCAGATTCAACAAGGAGGCGGAATCGACGCCCCAAACCTTCTTGACACTTTTCGTAATACATTACAGCCGATAAAAATTCGGCCTGAGCTTCTGGGTCAAATTTAGCCGAATTCATTTCAGCATAGAATCAGCTTTTGCAAAAACTTCATGGGCAGAAATGCCAGGGCGTTTGCCATCCTTGTAATCCTGATAACGACGCTCAGCCTCCTCAATCCAGGCCTCATCCACCTCTGTGAGCGCCTCTTCGCCGAGGGAACTCAGTAAGCGATCAGCTAAAAATGCGCGTTCTTGGCTGGTGAGGTTAAGTGCATCATGTTCTATTTTTTTCAATAGGTTAGACATTCGATACCTCCTAATCAAACTATAACTTATGTAAAATAACACAGTTTCGATTATTTACCAATAATTGGTTTGAGAATCGGGTAGCCGGGGGCTGTTTCCAGCCCCGAGCCCCCTCAGAACCGTACGTGACAGTTTCCCGTCATACGGCTCAAGCATTCATTAAGGCGTGCCTTTGCTGGGCAGCCCGGCCGTTTTCGTATTAAGTGAACTATGCTGGGCATGCTTGTTGTCCGTAGGTTCGCTTGAACCTGCGTCGTTTAAAGTACGTATCGTACTCTGGATCAAAGGGGTTAGCCTTTCCTCTGATCTTTGCATGCCTGACAATTCCTATGCTGCAAGCTCTGGTTGTGTGCCGGGCACGGCACACATCTTAAAAGTGAGCCAAGCATATCAGTCTGTTGGATCGCTTGGCAAGTCTTAGACCCAGCCCGATGGAGGCGAAGGGTGTAGCGACATGGCAACTGGGTATCCGGCAACGGTGCCTGGGGAGGAAGCCGCCCTGCTGCGGCAGGGCCGTCGCGAAGGTACGGGGTGACGAACAGAAATCGAGTCAGGCGCGCATCTGTGGGACCAGCCTGCAACACAAGGTTAAGTCCTCTATCCATCTCAGGCAGTGCTCGTATACTCGGCGCTTACGTACCGAAAGATGTGTGTTTACCCCGGGAGGCCCGCTGCATCTCGGGTGCTGTCGTGTGAATTTGCCGGTAAAGGGGAATCCGGCCACCAAAACCCCCGGCATCGTCGGAAGCCTGGCCCCTGACCGGCGATGAGCCAAACTCCATTATGGAGAGGAACACGAAACCAAAGGAGCCAGCGGCGACAGATCATTCGAGTGAGCAAACCGCAAGGTGCGCCACCGTGCAGCGGGAGTCAGCTTAAGGGCATAATGTAACCGGAGGAAACGAGATGCGCGAGCTACCCGCGGGTCAAGCGTAACAGGAGGCTCACCCCGGTGAAAGGCCCGAACGGTGCCCGGACCGAATGGCACGGGTAAATGAAAATGACCATTAGGAGACGTGTACTTATGAACATAAAGCCACAGCAGATGGAAATGTTTGTAGCGTCGCGGCTTGCCGAAAGTCTGGGTAGAAACGCCGGCGAGAAAGTTTACCAAAATCATCGGAAAACCCTTTTACCAGAAGCTTCATGTCGCATAGCTCTGCGTTCCCAGACTTTTTGACAAATCAGGCGTTGTCAGTTTATATGATGGGTGCTGCGATTGTCCCCATGTTTATTTTACTCAGCCGGTTTTGACCTCTTTCGATAGCTGGGGCCCTCCAAAATAAGGACATGCGCGTTGTAAACCAGACGGTCGGCGATCGCTGTGGCCACGGTGGTGCTATCAAATATTTTACCCCAGTCGCCAAAAGGCAAATTGGTCGTAATGATCGTCGATTTTACCTGATGCCGATGGCTGATGACCTGGAAGAACAGATTTGATCCTTGCTGGCCAAGCGGAAGATAACCGATCTCGTCACAAACAAGCAAATCCTGGGATTGATAGTGGTGGAGTTTTTTCAGCAAAGAATGGTCTGCCTCTGCAGCGATCAAATGATTGAGCATATCCATCGTCGAGGTGAAAAGCGTTTTGATACCGGCCTGAGTGGCGGCATAGGCGATGCACTTGGCCAGGAAGCTTTTTCCGTTATGTAAAGCTTTACATAACGGAAATTATGTGAAGCATTCACTTATGTAAAGTAATGAGGCGAATGCCCTTCAAATTCAGATAGTAGCGCATAATCACTTTCCATAATATTATCCTTGAAAAACCATTTCAAAGGAGAACGTTATGGAAAAAGCAACCATCAGGGAACTGATCGAAGCGGTCATCGGGGAACTTGAACGACTCGGTTATGCATCCGAGACCATCAAATTGTATCAAAGGCTGTATCAAAAATTTCTACTGTATGCGGATGAGAGACAGATACATCACCATTCCTTAGACGTGTGTCACCGGTGGCTGAGAGATACCCTCGGAATAGACCCTACACTTGTGGGCAGTGGGAATGAGCACGCTTACAAACGAAACTCCTATCTTCCGATCCGGGTGTGCCAGTGCCTGGCTGAATGGCAACTCCATGGATGCCTCCCGTTAAAAAAGCAGGGCAAACTTGCCGCCCTTGAGCTTCCCAATCAATTCAAAGATGCATATGATTCATACGTTACCCTTTGCTGCAAGGCAGGATACTCCGAAAGGGGTACCTACACCAGGCTCAATCGGATCAAACGTATGCTGCTTTTTTTCGACCAGCATGGGGTATCAAGTTTGCAGAGTATTACCGCCGAAAGAATATCGGAGTTTTTCCGCTCACAAATTGAACTGGATAGTCGGACAGTCGCCACCATGCTGACCGCAAGTAGGGTGTTTTTCCGTCATCTCTACCGAAAGGGGTTTACTGAAGAAAACCTATCGGACAAGTTGCCGGTGGTAAAAGCAAACCGGAAGTTCCGTCTTCCTCGCATATGGAATCAGGAGGATTTGTTGTCAGTTCTCAATTCAATAGATCGGGGCAATCCTGTGGGCAAACGCGATTATGCCATAATGATGCTCGTCACCCGATACGGATTGCGTTCGGCTGATGTGAAAACCCTGAAGCTCTCGGATCTACGCTGGAGTGAGAACGTGATTGAGCTCGTTCAGAGTAAGACCCGCAACCCGTTGAGATTGCCGATGTTGCGGGACGTCGGGTGGGCTATCATTGATTACCTACAGAATGGTCGGCCGCACTCCGAGCATCCGGAGGTATTCCTTACCTGCACAGTACCAATACGACCATTCGGTCTGAACTCCTGCGCTTTGAATGCCATCCTGACCAAACGAATCCAGCAGGCGGGCGTTAGAATCTCCAGTGAAGTGCCCAAGGGAATGCATTCGCTTCGGCATACTCTTGCCAGCGTGATGCTCGCAAATGATGTCGAGCTTTCGGTAATTTCCTCGGTACTTGGGCACGTCACTTCTGAGGCAACCAGCGTTTACCTCCATACTGACATTGCCAGACTGAAAGAATGTGCGCTTGACCCTGAGGAGGTATTACCCAATGGAACCACGTGAGGAAACATTTGCGCAGATCGTAGACGACTATGTTCAGGAAAAAAGGGCAACCGGATATCGTTTCGACAAAGGATCTCAGATGCTCCGCCGAATCGTTGATATCCAAGAGGAGATCGATCATGGTATTCCCCGACTCTCCCGAAAACTGGTAGAGCGGTGGATTGAAAAGACGCCGTGGGAAAACGAGACGAACAGAAGTCACCGGCTCTCCGTTCTTCGTGGTCTGGGGGCATACATGGTCCGTATGGGATATGATGCGATTATCGTTCCACAGCGGCTCACCCTTCTGAAGGACTACGCCTATACGCCCTACATCTTTTCCGATCGCGAGCTCGGCTCGCTGCTTGGTACCGTAGACCAGCTGTGCGCCACCGGCATCTCAACCCATTCGGATTTGGTCTTCCCGGTGGTGTTCAGAATCCTGATTGGCTGCGGATCGCGGATCACCGAAACACTGCAAATAGAAAAGAAGGATGTCGATGTCGAGAATGGCACATTATCGCTACGCATTACGAAAAACAGAAAAGAGCGGATCATTCCCATGGCCGAATCTCTTGTGCTAAGATGCCGGGAATATGTTTGTAACAGTCAATCCATACGTAGCTTCAACTCGTCGCGATGGTTTTTCCCAAACAAGAAGAGCATACCATACAATTCCGGAACCGCGTACGGCCTATATCGAAAGGCGTTACGTTTGTCAGGCATTTCTCACGGCGGCAGGGGGAAAGGCCCTCGTTTACATGACCTGCGCCACACCTTTGCTGTTCGGGTCCTGAACAAGTGGGTTCGGGATGGCAAGAATCTCACGACAGCACTTCCCTACCTTGCTATCTACATGGGGCATGAAGGACTGAAAGCATGCCAACATTATCTGCGGCTTACTGCAGTGATGTTTCCTGAGTTGATAAAGACCGTAGAAAAAAAATATGGGTGGATCATCCCGGAGGCCTACCATGAATGAGACTGATTTCGCCTTACATATCAATGGGTTTTTCTCGCGCTACCTCCCCGGACAGCGGAACCTGAGTACGAACACCATCACCTCCTATCGAGACGCATTTAAACTGTTCTTGGTATTCTGCGAGACGGACAGAAAAATGAAAGCCGACAAGATCCGCATCTCCGACCTCACTCCGGAGTTGGTAGCCGAATACTTGGCTTGGCTTGAACGGGTGCGACACTGTGGAGTCGGGACCCGAAACCAACGATTGGCTGCGTTCAAATCATTTTTTCACTACGTGGCTTCATTGCAGCCGGAGCACCTACTGAATTGCCAGCGTATACTTGACCTTCCAATGAAGAAGGTTGCACGCAAGGCGATGAACTACTTCAGTCCAGAAGGATTACACCTGTTACTCAGCCAGCCCGATACCAGCACTCCGAAAGGGCGGCGTGACCATGCGCTACTCGTGCTTCTCTACGATACCGCGGCAAGAGTCCAGGAGATTATCGACCTTCGTGTGCGGGATGTCAGACTGGAGCAACCCGCCACAGTCACCCTGTACGGAAAAGGTAGAAAGACGCGCGTTGTTCCTGTCACCGTGAAGACAGCATCTATTATGGAAGGATATTTTCAGGAAAAGGGATGGATCGAAAGATCCAATGCGTCTGATTTTCCGGTATTCATGAACAGCCGGAAATGCAAACTGTCGCGCGCAGGTGTCGCCTACATCCTGTCCAAACACGTCAAGAGCATGTCCATTGAGGGCAGTCACCATGTACCGGGAACGGTTTCACCTCACTGTCTCAGACATACAAAGGCCATTCATTTGCTCAGAAGTGGTGTTCCGCTGATCTATATTCGGGATATTCTCGGCCACGTTTCGGTGACAACCACAGAAATTTATGCAAAGGTGGATGCAGAAGCGAAACGCAAGGCGCTCGAAGACGCGTATGAAGTACCGTCACAGGATATCATACCCAGCTGGGAGAAGGACCGGGGCCTGATGACCTGGCTTGTGGAGCTTTGTGCTTAAAATGTTATGTAAAGTAGCTGGAGGAGTTATCGTTACATGGAATGAAATTGCGTGGGTAACTTTACATAAGCGAATGCTTCACATAATTCCCAACCCCAGGATTACCAATCAAAATGATGTCCATTTTTTGCCGGATAAACTCCAGGGTAAGTAGATTTAGAATTTTTGTTTTCTGTTTTTTACGGGAACTGTGATGGTCGAAGTCAAACTGGTCGACGGTGGGCTTTTCAAGCAGGTTAGACCGTTTAAACATCAGAAAAATACGGTTTTGCCGGCGCTGTTCAAGTTCGAGGTCAAACAAATGTTCGATGGTTTTCAGGCAAGGCCAGTTTTGCGTACTGGCATGTTCTATAACTTGATCCAGATTCAGCATGACGGCTTTTAGCCGGAGCTGTTTACACTGCTCTATAATTTTCTCAACCATCGGTTTGTCCCCTTTTCACGATGTAGGCGTCATAATCGGCCAGACAGGGTTCATTGAGGCGGATGTTGTTCAAGGCCTCGTTTTTCAACTGAACCGGCGGGTGATGATTTTGGGGTGTCATCTCCTGATACAGGATGTTTTCGATATACTCCACGCCGTAGGCGTTAAAGGAAGCCGCCTTGCTGATGGCGTAAAGAACCGAGGCCGATCCGTACTGATCCTTTAATGCCAACAGTTTGGCGACGGTTTTGCGGATCGTTTGCTTGGATTCCAAAAGGCCTTTCAGATACGCAACTGCCGGTTGTCCCATTGACGAGAAAGCGGCCACGTTTTTGTCATGCCATAGTTTTTGCTGCAGTTTCTTGACTTGGTCCCGGTGGTCGGGCAGTTCGATTCGCTTTTTTCGCTCCCATGAACGCTGGTGGACGGCGACCCTTTTCTGATTCAAATAAACAGATACCGTCGTCGAATCGGACTTGACCGTAACCGATTTTCCGATGACCCATGGCGGCGTGGTATAGGTATTGGCGTCAAACCGGACCGCAAAGTCTTTGTAGACTTTGACCTGGCTGGTTTCTCTGCAGTCGGGGAGCAAGGAGGGTAAAGGCCGGAGCTGAACTTGGTCAAAGCGATCGATGGGGCGACATCCAGTGCCCTGGTGAAGCCGCACATTGGCCACTTGATGCAGCCAGTCCCTGACCTGAAGGTTGGCATCCACGATATCCACAAAAGATCGTAGAGGAAAGAAATTATAGCGTAAATATTTGATGGCCGATTCGATCTTGCCCTTTTCATGGGCCGCCCGCACATGGCAGGCCACCGGTGTTGTTTTAAAGGGCCGCAGAAATTCAAGGAAGTGACCATTGAAGCGAATCAGGTTGCCTTTCCGTTCGGTCACCGCGGTCAGCATATTATCGACCACGATCTGTTTGGCCGTTCCGCCAAAAAAGGAAAAGGCATGTAAGAGACATTGATGGAGAACTTCCTGCTTCTGGCTGTGAGTGAATTCCACGTAGATCATGCGGCTGAAGCTTTCCACCACGGCCAGGGCGTAGAGTTTTCGCCGGGTTTCGCCGTAGGTGATGTGGCCGAAGTGCCCCCAATCGATTTGGAACTGCTCGGCCGGTTCCGATTCAATACGCAAAAAGGCTTGGCCAAACGCTTTTTGCCCGCGTTGTTTTCGCAAATAATCTCTGACGATGGTCACTTTCCCATCAAATCCTTTTGCGGTCAGATGCTGAAGTGCTACCGGCGCTGAGATGTCGGGGTCTTTTTCGAGCATTTGATGGATCAAATCGCGATAAGCATCGAGTTTGGAGGGCCTGCCCGGGAGGTTGGCTCGTTCTCTCTTCGGGTTCTCCAGATATTTTTTTACTGTTGGCCGGCTGATGCCCAATTGTCTGGCGATTTTGCGCTGCTTGTATCCCAAATCGGAGAGTCGATGGATCTCAAAAATGATATGGCTATCGATTTTCATTTCATACCTCCTTGAGCATTTGGCCGACAAGCGCTTCAAGAGGCGATGGTTTGACAGGTTGATTTTCAACCGGTGGGCTGTTCG
This window harbors:
- a CDS encoding tyrosine-type recombinase/integrase encodes the protein MNETDFALHINGFFSRYLPGQRNLSTNTITSYRDAFKLFLVFCETDRKMKADKIRISDLTPELVAEYLAWLERVRHCGVGTRNQRLAAFKSFFHYVASLQPEHLLNCQRILDLPMKKVARKAMNYFSPEGLHLLLSQPDTSTPKGRRDHALLVLLYDTAARVQEIIDLRVRDVRLEQPATVTLYGKGRKTRVVPVTVKTASIMEGYFQEKGWIERSNASDFPVFMNSRKCKLSRAGVAYILSKHVKSMSIEGSHHVPGTVSPHCLRHTKAIHLLRSGVPLIYIRDILGHVSVTTTEIYAKVDAEAKRKALEDAYEVPSQDIIPSWEKDRGLMTWLVELCA
- a CDS encoding site-specific integrase; protein product: MEKATIRELIEAVIGELERLGYASETIKLYQRLYQKFLLYADERQIHHHSLDVCHRWLRDTLGIDPTLVGSGNEHAYKRNSYLPIRVCQCLAEWQLHGCLPLKKQGKLAALELPNQFKDAYDSYVTLCCKAGYSERGTYTRLNRIKRMLLFFDQHGVSSLQSITAERISEFFRSQIELDSRTVATMLTASRVFFRHLYRKGFTEENLSDKLPVVKANRKFRLPRIWNQEDLLSVLNSIDRGNPVGKRDYAIMMLVTRYGLRSADVKTLKLSDLRWSENVIELVQSKTRNPLRLPMLRDVGWAIIDYLQNGRPHSEHPEVFLTCTVPIRPFGLNSCALNAILTKRIQQAGVRISSEVPKGMHSLRHTLASVMLANDVELSVISSVLGHVTSEATSVYLHTDIARLKECALDPEEVLPNGTT
- a CDS encoding tyrosine-type recombinase/integrase, producing MEPREETFAQIVDDYVQEKRATGYRFDKGSQMLRRIVDIQEEIDHGIPRLSRKLVERWIEKTPWENETNRSHRLSVLRGLGAYMVRMGYDAIIVPQRLTLLKDYAYTPYIFSDRELGSLLGTVDQLCATGISTHSDLVFPVVFRILIGCGSRITETLQIEKKDVDVENGTLSLRITKNRKERIIPMAESLVLRCREYVCNSQSIRSFNSSRWFFPNKKSIPYNSGTAYGLYRKALRLSGISHGGRGKGPRLHDLRHTFAVRVLNKWVRDGKNLTTALPYLAIYMGHEGLKACQHYLRLTAVMFPELIKTVEKKYGWIIPEAYHE
- the istA gene encoding IS21 family transposase — encoded protein: MITKRVLNPGRIRKIGKGFSFIPHRFLTGGFLAALNQTEILLYLFLVLAADRYGLSFYSYDAICNLLKFTLDQYVQSKDGLIKKDLIALTAPSSKCWSYRTAHRLKINLSNHRLLKRLSAKCSRRYEMKIDSHIIFEIHRLSDLGYKQRKIARQLGISRPTVKKYLENPKRERANLPGRPSKLDAYRDLIHQMLEKDPDISAPVALQHLTAKGFDGKVTIVRDYLRKQRGQKAFGQAFLRIESEPAEQFQIDWGHFGHITYGETRRKLYALAVVESFSRMIYVEFTHSQKQEVLHQCLLHAFSFFGGTAKQIVVDNMLTAVTERKGNLIRFNGHFLEFLRPFKTTPVACHVRAAHEKGKIESAIKYLRYNFFPLRSFVDIVDANLQVRDWLHQVANVRLHQGTGCRPIDRFDQVQLRPLPSLLPDCRETSQVKVYKDFAVRFDANTYTTPPWVIGKSVTVKSDSTTVSVYLNQKRVAVHQRSWERKKRIELPDHRDQVKKLQQKLWHDKNVAAFSSMGQPAVAYLKGLLESKQTIRKTVAKLLALKDQYGSASVLYAISKAASFNAYGVEYIENILYQEMTPQNHHPPVQLKNEALNNIRLNEPCLADYDAYIVKRGQTDG
- a CDS encoding ATP-binding protein; protein product: MVEKIIEQCKQLRLKAVMLNLDQVIEHASTQNWPCLKTIEHLFDLELEQRRQNRIFLMFKRSNLLEKPTVDQFDFDHHSSRKKQKTKILNLLTLEFIRQKMDIILIGNPGVGNYVKHSLM